In Candida orthopsilosis Co 90-125, chromosome 4 draft sequence, a single genomic region encodes these proteins:
- a CDS encoding Rrf1 protein (S. cerevisiae homolog RRF1 has role in mitochondrial translation and localizes to mitochondrion): protein MISNKFFIQHFLILVSSAMFKHIVKSSNRTPIRTSALSLARIATIRHQPRFHTSATLLAAKKNNKFKKAQKQQKIQFEDDKIQAEAETEVVTPTIDFKEATAKFESIISKFEKLANEIKLGKLNPKIFDNLLVNIGNQKDVEEVPFNTIAQTSVKGRNFIITLFDPSNAQAIINTIIGSGLNMSGVVDPTNKFNIKVPLPPITLETKQNDVKLLKELFDKLRNNKTGSLTSVRGDIRHKFQSHLKTHKLSDSENKQLSQLEKLHKLYVDKLQESFKKFEKRILQ from the coding sequence ATGATttccaacaaatttttcattcaacacTTCTTAATTCTTGTGTCTTCAGCCATGTTTAAACACATAGTGAAAAGCCTGAATCGTACACCAATTAGGACCTCAGCATTGTCATTGGCTCGTATAGCGACGATCCGACATCAACCCCGTTTTCACACGAGTGCCACTCTCCTAGCAGCGAAAAAGAATAACAAGTTTAAAAAGGCTCAAAAGCAACAAAAGatacaatttgaagatgacaAGATTCAAGCCGAAGCAGAAACAGAGGTTGTCACTCCAACCATAGATTTCAAAGAAGCCACTGCTAAATTTGAATCGATTATATCaaaatttgagaaattagCAAATGAGATAAAATTGGGTAAATTAAATCCCAAGatctttgacaatttgCTTGTGAATATTGGCAACCAgaaagatgttgaagaagtcCCATTCAACACAATTGCACAGACTTCAGTCAAGGGAAGAAACTTTATCATCACCTTGTTTGATCCTCTGAATGCTCAAGCTATTATCAATACAATTATTGGATCAGGGTTGAACATGAGTGGAGTCGTTGATCCTACTAACAAGTTCAACATCAAGGTTCCATTACCTCCAATCACATTAGAGACTAAGCAAAATGACGTAAAGTTATTAAAAGAGTTGTTTgacaaattgagaaataaCAAAACTGGATCATTAACATCAGTTAGAGGTGATATTAGacacaaatttcaatcgCATTTGAAAACCCATAAATTGTCGGATCTggaaaataaacaattgagtCAGTTGGAGAAACTACACAAGTTGTATGTGGACAAACTACAAGAGTCCTTtaagaaatttgaaaaacgTATATTGCAATAG
- a CDS encoding Mon1 protein (S. cerevisiae homolog MON1 has role in vesicle docking, protein targeting to vacuole, autophagy and localizes to fungal-type vacuole membrane, cytosol) gives MSPNHKLCRSKAINILSRHRLQVLERNHLSPSYLSTKLMEQPHFLKVASKSAASLLSTASVSQPTSTTEATTAINYENVNSEIQSIRNGSPLTQFDNSSIASELHLSEYIEDLPFLPSNIRNTQRSHNDRSYLPLYPNPLGLEEERYYRQCILISKASDEQQFHQKLKQFFIFSTAGKPIYSMNGSDDVVIGYMGILTTIFSTFQEDLHKDFNSIEIGNDVKIVAMNRAPIVLFAITKLSHETEDFLKSQLAILYKYLLSILSRSAIDKHFNNGLNYDLRRILSPLDFANLDDLCLKLTFGLPNDLNFYLSQLFSSRQSLKIRYTLRSKMNKILKTYKDDDLLFTILAKSNVILNYICNRAHNLSDNDLRLLLFIVKSLKNKEEDLWMPLCMPEFNSHGFLYVFVRTWGQKSLILISGNKTSFYKLKELASGIILTAERSQNREFLSSYQRELVTPISSQIPFIVKHFLYINKSLNQFISSEAPHKNRDFVLQLIKYYTQLKNNKSNIQVKDISINYKKLTYMKWENVTGFMITDDVYAFYCIINDDLDSKKLIDVSLSIIKWCKKNQSRLFLQ, from the coding sequence TTTTAAAAGTGGCATCCAAATCGGCCGCTAGCTTGTTGTCGACAGCTTCGGTATCACAGCCAACCTCCACTACCGAGGCAACAACTGCGATCAACTACGAGAATGTGAACCTGGAGATACAATCAATTAGAAACGGTTCCCCATTGACCCAATTCGATAACAGCAGTATAGCATCAGAACTTCACTTATCAGAGTATATTGAAGATCTACCTTTTTTGCCTTCAAATATTCGCAATACGCAACGATCACATAATGACCGCAGTTATTTGCCATTATACCCAAACCCATTAGGTTTGGAAGAGGAACGATATTATCGCCAATGTATCTTGATATCCAAAGCAAGCGATGAACAGCAATTTCATCAGAAATTAAAGCAGTTTTTTATCTTTTCAACGGCAGGGAAACCAATATATTCAATGAATGGTTCAGATGATGTGGTGATTGGTTATATGGGGATACTTACCACCATATTTTCAACGTTTCAGGAAGATCTTCATAAGGACTTCAACAGTATAGAGATAGGAAATGATGTAAAGATTGTTGCTATGAACAGAGCTCctattgtattgtttgcAATTACCAAATTGAGCCATGAAACTGAAGACTTCCTTAAGTCTCAACTAGCTATTCTTTACAAATACTTGTTGAGCATATTATCAAGATCTGCAATCGACaaacatttcaacaatggattAAACTATGACTTGCGACGAATTTTGAGCCCCTtagattttgcaaatttggACGATttgtgtttgaaattgaccTTCGGATTGCCTAATGATCTCAATTTTTATTTGAgccaattgttttcaagtCGGCAAAGTCTCAAAATACGCTACACTTTAAGATCCAAAATGAACAAGATATTAAAGACGTACAAGGATGATGACCTATTATTTACCATCTTGGCCAAGTCTAATGTTATTTTGAATTATATTTGCAATAGAGCTCACAATTTATCCGATAATGATTTGAGattattgttgttcatcgtgaaatcattgaagaaCAAGGAGGAAGACTTGTGGATGCCATTGTGTATGCCCGAATTTAATAGTCACGGTTTTCTATACGTGTTTGTTCGAACATGGGGCCAGAAAAGTTTAATACTCATCAGTGGAAACAAGACTTCATTCTACAAATTAAAAGAGCTAGCGAGTGGCATAATACTCACGGCGGAAAGATCACAGAATCGTGAATTTCTTAGCAGTTATCAACGAGAATTGGTGACACCGATTTCGAGCCAAATTCCATTTATTGTCAAGCATTTTTTATATATCAATAAAAGCCTCAACCAGTTCATTAGCAGTGAAGCGCCGCATAAAAATAGAGACTTCGTGctccaattgatcaaatattACACacagttgaaaaataacaaGTCGAATATACAGGTCAAAGATATATCAATTAATTACAAGAAACTAACATATATGAAGTGGGAGAACGTGACAGGATTTATGATTACCGATGATGTGTATGCATTTTATTGTATTATTAACGATGAtcttgattcaaaaaaattgattgatgtcAGTCTTTCTATAATAAAGTGGTGCAAGAAAAATCAGTCGCGGTTATTCTTGCAATAG
- a CDS encoding Ipi1 protein (S. cerevisiae homolog IPI1 has role in ribosomal large subunit assembly, rRNA processing and localizes to nucleoplasm), with product MGSKRKQKEKQKDFKKAKLKVGKTAQKADNYTDTSFKSKTISLPGQSITNVHSSKDLQHQLSLTKHHSSTARKEVLISLTQNPPSNPSSYKQIISSVTPLILDESKDVRLEVLNLLKECGKSQPGLLDLHKRTVILFIISAMTHIQPGIRNTSTKFLDLVIEYADIKSYFVKILKNIFILMGWPLQNDSKSNSVSITSSSSILLGTNTKKARVDHLIALAKFLQATLFEQEVEPTTDYNSDAITTHPQSRKYLIPNIPQAYAPLKLFVNEISVGHGNLGELQNLDTLTTEDLSTRVNVMNHFFKDKLMNSLSNLAKEGGEVGREATRCIQILEKI from the coding sequence ATGGGCTcgaaaagaaaacaaaaggaaaagCAAAAGGATTTCAAAAAGGCAAAGTTGAAAGTTGGGAAAACAGCGCAGAAAGCGGACAATTACACAGATACTTCGTTCAAATCAAAGACAATATCTTTACCAGGCCAATCGATAACTAATGTCCATTCATCGAAAGATTTGCAACACCAACTATCGCTAACGAAACACCATTCTTCGACGGCTAGGAAGGAAGTTTTAATCAGCTTGACGCAAAATCCACCATCAAACCCATCGAGTTATAAACAAATTATATCGAGTGTTACACCGTTAATATTAGACGAATCCAAGGATGTGCGATTAGAAGTATTGAACCTATTGAAAGAATGCGGAAAAAGTCAACCAGGGCTTTTGGATTTACATAAGCGTACCGTTATACTATTTATAATATCGGCAATGACCCACATACAACCCGGTATCAGAAACACAAGTACGAAATTTCTCGATTTAGTGATTGAATATGCCGATATCAAGCTGTactttgtcaaaattttaaaaaatatCTTTATATTAATGGGCTGGCCGCTACAAAATGACTCAAAGTCAAATAGTGTCTCCATCACATCGAGCTCGTCGATTCTTCTTGgaacaaatacaaagaaAGCACGTGTGGATCATTTAATAGCTTTGGCCAAGTTTTTACAAGCTACCCTATTTGAGCAGGAAGTGGAACCAACTACAGATTACAATTCGGATGCGATAACGACTCACCCTCAATCTCGCAAGTACTTGATACCGAATATACCACAAGCTTACGCGCcgttgaaattgtttgtcAATGAAATAAGTGTTGGTCATGGAAATTTGGGGGAATTACAGAATTTAGATACATTAACGACGGAAGATTTGTCCACAAGGGTAAATGTAATGAATCACTTCTTTAAAGATAAGTTGATGAACAGTTTATCGAATTTGGCGAAGGAAGGTGGTGAAGTAGGTCGTGAAGCAACAAGATGCATACAgatattggaaaagataTAG